The following proteins are encoded in a genomic region of Ptychodera flava strain L36383 chromosome 23 unlocalized genomic scaffold, AS_Pfla_20210202 Scaffold_24__1_contigs__length_23054250_pilon, whole genome shotgun sequence:
- the LOC139124989 gene encoding signal peptidase complex catalytic subunit SEC11A-like, producing MRRAMNTEAAKKSKSNMGLLDFDFLNDVRRMNKRQMYYQVLNFGMIVSSALMIWKGLMVVTGSESPIVVVLSGSMEPAFFRGDLLFLTNYQEEPIRVGEIVVFKIEGREIPIVHRVIRLHEKEDGEIKFLTKGDNNQVDDRGLYAPGQLWLHRKDVVGRARGFVPYVGMVTILMNDYPKFKYLILACLGVFVLIHRE from the exons ATGAGAAGAGCTATGAATACGGAAGCGGCGAAGAAAAGCAAGTCCAATATGGGGCTGTTAGACTTCGATTTCCTGAACGATGTTCGGCGGATGAACAAGCGTCAG ATGTACTATCAAGTGCTGAATTTTGGCATGATAGTGTCGTCCGCACTGATGATATGGAAAGGATTAATGGTAGTTACCGGCAGTGAAAGCCCAATAGTTGTTGTTCTCAG tGGCAGTATGGAGCCAGCATTCTTTCGTGGTGACCTTTTGTTTCTCACCAATTATCAAGAAGAGCCCATCAGAGTTGGAGAAATTGTCGTCTTTAAGATAGAAGGCAGGGAGATACCTATAGTGCACAGAGTAATCAGACTGCATGAAAA AGAAGATGGTGAgatcaaatttttgaccaaaggtGATAACAACCAGGTTGACGACCGCGGTCTTTATGCCCCTGGACAGCTATGGCTACACAGAAAGGATGTCGTGGGCAGAGCCAGGGGGTTTGTGCCGTATGTTGGCATGGTGACTATATTAATGAATGACTATCCGAAGTTTAAG TACCTTATTTTAGCCTGCCTTGGAGTATTTGTCTTAATACATCGAGAGTGA